A window from Actimicrobium sp. CCC2.4 encodes these proteins:
- a CDS encoding branched-chain amino acid ABC transporter substrate-binding protein — MRSPIRHLLLAACLLGFGLTTQAALPPIRIAMIEGMSGPFANAGDAVQRNVQLAIEVVNARGGVRQKDGRHLLELSVFDNKQTIDESLTALRHVTDRHIPFVLQGNSSAVAAGLIEAINKHNDRSPDNRLLFLNYSAVDPVLTNEKCSFWHFRFDANADMRMQALTDVIEGDSRASKVYLIGQDYSFGHQVATAARSMLGAKRPDIRIVGDEFHPIGKVKDFSPYAAKIRASGADTVITGNWGNDLTLLVKAARESGLNLKFYTFYGNGLGAPAAIGDAGVGRVRAVAEWHPNVGGAASDAFYQSFRQRYPQAQDDYVHLRMRVMIEMLVSAIEQAGSTEAARVARALEGARFANGFHDATMRATDHQLLQPLYVSVMQKQGEGGVRFDNEGSGYGFRTERYLPMPATAQPSTCKMTRY; from the coding sequence ATGCGATCGCCAATACGACACCTGCTGCTGGCCGCCTGCCTGCTTGGCTTCGGGCTCACCACGCAGGCAGCACTGCCGCCTATCCGGATCGCGATGATCGAAGGCATGTCCGGCCCCTTCGCCAATGCCGGCGACGCCGTGCAGCGCAACGTGCAACTGGCCATCGAGGTCGTCAATGCCCGCGGTGGTGTGCGACAGAAGGACGGTCGCCACTTGCTGGAACTGAGCGTGTTCGATAACAAGCAAACCATCGATGAATCGCTGACCGCCTTGCGCCACGTGACCGACCGGCATATTCCGTTTGTCCTGCAGGGCAACAGCTCTGCGGTCGCGGCCGGCCTCATCGAGGCGATCAACAAGCACAACGATCGCAGTCCCGACAACCGCCTGCTGTTCCTGAATTATTCGGCAGTCGACCCGGTCCTGACCAATGAAAAATGCAGCTTCTGGCATTTCCGTTTCGATGCCAATGCCGACATGCGCATGCAGGCGCTCACCGATGTGATCGAGGGTGACAGCCGCGCTAGCAAGGTCTACCTGATCGGCCAGGATTACAGTTTCGGTCACCAGGTCGCCACCGCTGCGCGCAGCATGCTGGGGGCCAAGCGCCCCGATATCCGCATCGTCGGTGACGAGTTTCATCCGATCGGCAAGGTCAAGGATTTTTCGCCGTATGCCGCGAAAATCCGGGCCAGTGGGGCCGACACCGTCATCACCGGCAACTGGGGCAATGACCTCACGCTGCTGGTCAAGGCGGCGCGTGAGTCGGGCCTGAACCTGAAGTTCTACACGTTCTATGGCAATGGCCTCGGTGCCCCGGCCGCCATCGGTGACGCCGGCGTCGGGCGCGTTCGCGCGGTCGCCGAATGGCATCCGAATGTCGGCGGCGCGGCCAGCGATGCGTTTTACCAATCGTTCCGGCAACGCTATCCGCAAGCGCAGGATGATTACGTGCACCTGCGCATGCGCGTGATGATAGAGATGCTGGTCAGCGCCATCGAACAGGCCGGCAGCACGGAGGCCGCACGCGTTGCCAGAGCGCTTGAAGGCGCGCGCTTCGCCAATGGGTTTCATGACGCCACGATGCGCGCGACTGATCACCAGCTGCTCCAGCCGCTGTATGTCTCGGTGATGCAAAAGCAGGGCGAGGGCGGCGTGCGCTTCGATAACGAAGGCAGCGGTTACGGCTTCAGGACCGAGCGCTATTTGCCGATGCCGGCGACCGCGCAGCCTAGCACCTGCAAGATGACGCGCTATTGA